Genomic segment of Mastomys coucha isolate ucsf_1 unplaced genomic scaffold, UCSF_Mcou_1 pScaffold5, whole genome shotgun sequence:
CAGAGTATATGGATCAAGAAAGCAAAGTGTTCTTGAGAAttagtttcattgtttttaaggttttttttcttctttttcttttattttttttgaggcagggtttctctgtgtagccctggctatcctgaaactctctctgtagaccaggctggcctcgaactcagaaatctgcctgcctctgcctcccaagtactgggattaaaggcatgcgccaccaccacccggctgttttTAAGTTTTGTACTCATGTTTGAGTGCCTCAGGATTCGAGAAGAGGACATTACATTCCTGGATTTGGAGTTACAGTCAGAGGTTAGCTAATGCATGGAGGTCTTTGGAATTTAACTTTATGCTTTGTGAGAAGAGAACAAATttgtaactgctgaaccatctcttcagcactgAAGAGATTACTGTCTATGttgattatttaatatttacagaGGTGAATTTTAACAGCAACAtgtagaaacagagagacaataTAAAGCTCAAAATTGTAATAGTCAAATATAAATcatacatacagaaataaattCTCTACATGAAGTGAAAATGGTTAAGATGATCTGTGCAATGAGTTTATAATGCCTGCTTGTTTTGCATTGATTCATGAGAAGACTCAGGTGGCAGGTTTGAGTCATATTTCAttactttccattttaaaaatgtatgcagATTTATACCCAAAGTAGAAAATTCCTCTGAGCTATGAGTGTGCCACTTGCACATTGAAAGATGTTAAAGGTATATGCCTGAATTCAAACTGTGGGTATGATTAGGGAAAGAATATACACTGTCATATACTAACAGGGGGAACAGTAAATGCAGGGCATTGCTgtactttctattttaaaataacaggTTGCAGTTAGCATGCAGCAGAGCAAAggaatatatatgatataaacaTAGATTCTCATCAAACAGGTATAGTATTTACTTCATAGTAAAACAACCCAAATCCAGAAAGCACAAGACAAAGGaattttgagttttttatttaattacctTTACCTGAAAactaaagctttctttctttttttttccctataaacctatctttatttttttttatttttttattttttttattttagatattttctttatttacatgcgaatttctccattcccagtttcccctccaaaaaacaaaaaaacaaacaaaaacaaacccctgttgcctcccccctccccatgcctgccaccccgccctcttaATTTTCACTAGCATTAATAGTTTAACTATGTCACATGATCATGCAAATATATAACTTGCTGTATAATGAAAATAGTTTAGATGTATCATTTTACTAGCTTGTGCACAAAATGACACACataattacacacacatgtacatacatacacacacacaaacacacacacacacacacacacacttatttgcAGCACAGGGATATGCATCCTTTCATGCAAAAGACTCCACAGTTACTTGTCATGACTCTTACTATTCAGACAATTCTTTCAGAATAATTCAATAACCATGTTAGAAGTGACCAGAAGTCTTCAGTTTAGCTCTTGGCTAGAGACTTTGGGAAAATATTCCATTTCAAGGGCAGACAGAAGCTGGATGCCCGAGAGTCATTGCTCATGAGGAGAAAGGGACAAACAGTggggaaaaacaaagagaacactgCAGCTACATTTGTCAGAAACCAGCCCAGATTGTACATGATAGTTCCTAAGAGTTGACATAGAGAAGAGAATGTGTAAAAGGAGACAAACGTGCTAACCAGGAGAAGGATGGTTTTAGTGGCTCTGGATGCAGGAGAAGATTTGGAAGAAACATTTATCCCGGGCATTTGTTGCATCTTCTGCTTGTGCCTATACAGGGTTAGAACCATGAAGCCACTGGCATATAGCATGAGTCCTAGCAAAAGTATGTCAGGACCTGACACTAATGCTGCATACAGGATGTCACTGGTCAGATCATGACGCACAGCATAGCAATATATAAAAGATTTTAGGTTTGTTGTACTTTCATTGCTATATTTTGCCCTCATATGCACAAGATTTATACTGCTTATAATAAAATGAGTCACCCAGTTCAGGTACACAAAATAACCAATGCATTTGTGCATTTTTACTTTAAGCTCTGAATATCTGGAGTCCCTGGGACTGATCATGATGGCCTGAAAGACACTGAGGAAGGAAGTGCTGCCAATACAAACACCTCTACCTATTCTGCgaaaggagaaaatcaacttGCATCCAACATCATTGAGGAAGTCTTTCAAGCCAAAAGCTGCCATTGTCTGGGGTATGCCGTGGAACAGTACTGTTAAGATGTTGCCTACAATCAAGTGCATCAGAACCCAGTCTGTAGACCTCAGCCTGTTCCTTGTTAAGTAAAGAAACATATGGtggtagaagagagagaaattagcCAAAATTCCAATGATAGTCTGAGACAAGATGATCGCTCCTATAGCCAGTTCACTGGCATCCATGTAGTCAGTTTCTCCTCTCACTGAGGATACTAAGTCAAAAGATAAGGCTGTGGACACCTGGAATGTATCACTGGATACACATTCACTATCCTAGATGAGTTCATCAGACATATTCAACCTGTAGGGCATCTTCCACTTTGGTATCAATAGTACAAATGAAAGCTACTGAATGTGGCACAAAGCACTCAAATAGCTGTATGTTCATACAGTCTTGAATATACAGAAAAGCGCAAATGTCCCCTTAACATGACAGGCACAAAGTATCTGTGCACGCTCATCTAATGTCTGAAACATGTCAATGACTACATTAAACAATTGGACAATAATCAAATGGAATACATGTAACTTTGTGAAATAAGCATAAACCCATGCAAAATGTGGTTAGATGACAACCAAATCAGTTTTAATTTAAGTCCCAGATAATCTCTTTATTGATACTCAAATAATGTGGTTTTCtaactaatgaaataaaaattgagtTTTGCAAATTAAGGGTATATTTCCAATATGCAATATGATAGTACAAATTCAAAAACTTACACTGGTGGAAATGTGATTCCTATAATAATAGATAATACTGTTTAGAATATTTTAGGCTCAGAGTGAAATGCAGGAGTGAGAGAAAAGGATATTCCAAAGAACCCAATTTTGTAGTCAGTCTTCCCATTTTTAACTTCCTTGAGAGAATGTTTTCTAACATGTGAACGAACAATTTAAACTTAATGGTTGAAGGCAGAAGAAACTATTTTTATAAATGCCTTCATTTAAATGCCCCTTGTTATGCCCTAAGTAAAAATTCCTGGCATCCTAATTAATTTGTGTATTTTCAAGCTTGTGAgcattttatttccattaattaCATCCTCAATCTGAGGAAGAGGAAGTTTTGGTCAAATGACATCTTTATTCACAAGAAACTCCAGTCAAGCCTGCATTGCTTTATGAAGCACATTTTACTCATTATTACAAGCATAATGTTAAAATAGTTGTAAGCCTAGAAGTTCTGAAAATGTATTATGTTTATTAGATGAAAGTACAAGTTATTACTACTGTCAAATTGTTGCTTTGGGAACTtttatatctgattttatttatgaaaattattaccAAATATTTCATGGAAACTTTGTACAAATCAGTGTACCACTTTACAATCTATAACACAAACAACATACTAACAAATCATCCTTTAATAGCTTATGACCAAGTCTATCACTGTCTACAGTACCCACTGTGTAGAAGAGCTAAAAGAAGACTAAAAACCTCATAGATATAAATTTCCCACAAAGTCAAACACTGTCACCAAACATAAAGAGCTTCCTTTATCAGGGGCCCTAGTGAAatttcttcataaaaaaaaactCTGCTTCCTTTTAGAGAAACATTGTATGACCCCATAAGCACCAGAATTCTCTTCCAATAGTGCAGAGCTCAGAAGTCACTAACAATAAAGATAACGATAAATTAGAACTGGAACGCAGTGCTTTTATAAACCCAGATTTCATTTCTCCTTGATCCATTTTTTAGGACTTCCTGTGTGACTTCTGTGGACTTGCCATAGTCCACATTGAGTCCAATGTCCTAATGTTCCCTATGATTACCTACCAATACTCACACATTTTACCTTTATTCCTCTGCTCTCAAATTGCAGTCTGTTATGCTCAGTTCACCCTTTCTCTTCCTAGGATGCTGATCTCATCATGATGGCCACAAAGAGGTCACATGGAAGGAAGCACCCTTTGTTTCAGATATATATTTATGATTCTGTGACCTCCCTTCCCTTCAGGCCtgcaattattattttacttgctATAGCAATGGACATTGCATGTAGTGTTGAGCAGGCAAGGATGTTGCTCTGAAGTTTTCTCCCTTGGTGACTATTAGCAAAGTAGAATTACAAGTTCCAGCTGTCAGTTCTTAAGAGAATATTGTAGATTTCAGAGAGGTTGTTATTTACTCTCTAGGTCACTAGATCTCACCTTTAGACTTGAGGAAATAATATGGACTGCCTGAGGTCTACAATTGagatatgtatgtgtaatgtatttcttgtttatttgagaTGTTCTGTACACAAATATCATTATGCCTTCCTCATCTCAGGGGGTGTCATCATATATAGAGTGGGAGTTCAATGacatattttttgatattttgaaagtGAACCATAAAGTAAACCAGATGGTACAAATTCACAGtagtatttattgaataaattcaAGTTGTCCAAAGTAATTTATTCTTACTTGCTTTTTATAACTATAaccaatgtttaatttttattttatgagaaaatcCCATTTATcatctttgtttggttttatttttttcttttttttaaacttttattgcattatgatgagaaaagttacatgatttcaatttatctgaatttgttaacatttaaaaatgtattttaattaaatagaattgaatcacattcttgttccccttttataataccactcctcccatagaacctccttcaatacctacaatatcttttttgtcatattccttaaaatttataaaatataaacaataaaaataagtattttaaaagttgtttgatataaaacaacaattgatttaacagtcttatgtagatgcttgtctacagcaatagtgaaaatacatttttctcaatataaattttaaataactccaaacatattagctgtatacttaaaaataatacatcactactagtattttcctaaatgaacatgaatatataaagtgcttttgtttgttttgtatttagtagagtttaaaatcttggttcttactgtggtacaagcccaaaataagaacaatttttagacattggtttcattgtaataaggctgtatttcaatgaccctcacatcaccaaaggattttacctccatggtagctaagctgagagttgatagttctgctacaccaagaaatgaattgtaggctcgatttttggatacagatttcctgctatggtcaaagctatttgacttgagtgagtgactttattctcagcccacagagaacaggttacattcatttaagaaatggtgtaggtattaagatagtctatccataaagtcattcaccagctttttcaatgaacaatggttctgcttggagggtggcacagacattaggtgagggtaagaatttggttcattagctgtgataatttggaaaagcattcatctcagagaaagagtaacttataaagtcttcttcttcagacttgatacaaaagttacaaatgtcaagcaaggcattcagtctcactttgttgttcttttacaagccacctacctagttaatcatctatgtttcttttgggtatataaatacttttgaaatatataagctgttctgaaaaccatagtatagtgtaaaaacataaaataaataatactactaatatagaggctgaggtaggagaagcaagatttcaagacccctatgttgtacacagaaagacactgtcacaaacaaacaagctgacagtgtatatagattgtacaatgttggacctatttctccaattgccaaattagagagatcattggatgacaatcaacaaatttccaattcctcacaTTATTGGATTTCAaacaattaggatatgttggtaatattatttttaaaattaatatattaagaaaaagtaattgtcacttcctgttgtttttgttgtaagaggtggaattaggtttgtatggatttgttgaaagattaccttcttgcttcttctagggtgtagttttgctccttatgttggtgtttgccatctattatcctttgtaggactggatttgtggaaagatattgtgtaaatttagttttgtcatggaatatcttgttttctccatttatggtagttgagagtttggctgggtatagtagtctgggctggcatttgtgttcttgtagggtctgtatgacatctgctcaggatcttctagctttcataatctctggtgagaaatctgccataatcctgataggcctgcctttatatgttacttgccttttttcccttattgcttttaaaattctttctttgtttagtgcatttggtgttttgattattatgtgacaggaggaatttcttttctggtccagtctatttgtagttctgtaggcttcttgtatgttcatgggcatatctttctttaggttagggaagttttcttctataattttgttgaagatatttactggcccattacattgggagtcttcactctcttctataccaattatctttaggtttggtcttctcagtgcttcctggatttcctggatgttttgggttaggagctttttgatttttgcatttttttgactgttatgtcaatgttttctaaggtgtcttctgcccctgagattgtctcttctatctgttgcattctgttagtgatgcttgcatctatggctcctgatttctttcctaggtcttgtatctccagggttgtctctctttctaatttctttattgtttctatttctattttgagattctggatggttttgctcattttcttcacctgtttgattatgttttcctgtagttatttaagggatttttgtttttcctttttaagagcttctagctctttacctgtgttctcctgtatttctttgaggatactatttatgtttttcttaaggtcctctatcatcatcatgagaagtgattttatatctgaatcttgcatttacagtgtgatggtgtgtccaggacttgctatggtgggagaattgggttctgatgatggcaagtgaccttggtttgtgttgtttatttttttatgcttgcccccaccatctggttaactctagtgctacctgcccttgctaaatctgactggagcctgtccttcctgtgatcctggttatatcagaactcctcagagtcaagctgtctctgtcctgtgattctatgatcctgggatcctgggcttgttagatcacctgggagtgtggctttctctgtgtgttgttggactggctgcagagcttgtgcccaaggtctgctcagaacactaacccagacagacaggaaggaactggggtcactgggctggcggagttcctgtgtgcctagtcttgctggtcccagttactccaagtgttgggacagatgttggttcctcctcacctctgatcctgggtatgtcagagtgcctggaagtggagcttcctctgggtgttgtgggactggctgcagagcttgcacccaaagtctgctctggaccccagcccagacagactggaaggaacccaagtcactgggctggcagagttcctgtgtgcctagtcctgctggtcccagttactcccagtgttgggacagatattggttcctactcacctctgatcctgagtgtatcagagcacctgggagtggagcttcctctgagtgttgtgggactggctgtggagcatgtgcctaaggtctactctggaccccagcccagacagctgTTTGGTATTATTAAATGAagtgaaacacattttaaaaagggcTAATATGTATGTCTGATCAATTTTGGTATAAACAGGATgaattattaaatgaaatttaattaattgattaaaacAAATCTCATTTCCAGACAATACTATTTCTTTGTGAGTTATTGGTATGTAATGACTGAGGAACCAGAACATCAGAGGATGTTGATATTACTAGTGCTTGATGGTGATAACTAATTAGTAAGAGCACATTTCTGTGGCACCATTCACTAATGGTTCAGtgcatacaaaaataaacataaactgtCCATAACATACTTTCACAATACCCTGCATGGTAGAGTGCTGACTTTCCAGACAAGTGCTGCTGACTGATTCAAGAGTGGTATGGctgttatgggagtaaccagtCACTTAAAAACTAGATATGAAGCCTGTTTACTATTTGGGATTTCATATCTGATACAGTGAACTTAGTTAAAAGTCAGAgactggtagtattatgtccaatttcctgaagaaccaccaaactgatttccaaagtg
This window contains:
- the LOC116078465 gene encoding vomeronasal type-1 receptor 4-like translates to MDASELAIGAIILSQTIIGILANFSLFYHHMFLYLTRNRLRSTDWVLMHLIVGNILTVLFHGIPQTMAAFGLKDFLNDVGCKLIFSFRRIGRGVCIGSTSFLSVFQAIMISPRDSRYSELKVKMHKCIGYFVYLNWVTHFIISSINLVHMRAKYSNESTTNLKSFIYCYAVRHDLTSDILYAALVSGPDILLLGLMLYASGFMVLTLYRHKQKMQQMPGINVSSKSSPASRATKTILLLVSTFVSFYTFSSLCQLLGTIMYNLGWFLTNVAAVFSLFFPTVCPFLLMSNDSRASSFCLPLKWNIFPKSLAKS